Proteins from a genomic interval of Chanodichthys erythropterus isolate Z2021 chromosome 8, ASM2448905v1, whole genome shotgun sequence:
- the LOC137024807 gene encoding ladderlectin-like, translated as MAVLRSLMLLFVIFSMGNAEVDLVIKCPAGWKSFGLRCYKYFPQSVNFITAERNCQGLGANLASVHNKQENEFLLGLLPTASSRGWIGVHDGEQEGQWLWTDGTVNDFTNWCAGEPNNLGTENCVDINWTSNRCWNDWNCVGQIGYFCVTDA; from the exons ATGGCAGTGCTGAGAAGTCTAATGCTTCTTTTCGTCATCTTCTCCATGGGGAATGCAGAAg TTGATTTAGTCATAAAATGCCCTGCTGGATGGAAAAGTTTTGGACTCCGGTGCTACAAGTACTTCCCTCAGTCGGTTAACTTTATCACAGCAGAG AGAAACTGCCAAGGTCTTGGTGCGAATCTCGCATCTGTGcataataaacaggaaaatgagtTTCTGCTGGGTCTGTTGCCTACTGCTTCCTCACGTGGTTGGATTGGTGTTCATGATGGTGAACAA GAAGGACAGTGGTTGTGGACTGATGGAACTGTGAATGACTTTACCAACTGGTGCGCTGGAGAACCTAACAATCTGGGTACTGAGAACTGTGTGGACATCAACTGGACCT CTAACCGTTGCTGGAACGACTGGAACTGTGTTGGCCAAATAGGCTATTTTTGTGTTACAGATGCTTGA